Proteins from a genomic interval of Sphingopyxis sp. QXT-31:
- a CDS encoding P-loop NTPase fold protein gives MEGFIVASSANAREFLDYYLGLDGDPEFAVLLEGPWGSGKSHFVETYFRDRLAEVRKKDAEAKDPLIHVSLFGVRELSDITTQMFEKAHPILGGKAVKLINSVGSKLGGLVGLSLDPKENAALLESMSLNLKDRILVFDDLERSPLPLVEVMGFINRFVEHDKLRVIVVASEDDIPEGQKEEYKGRKEKLVGKTIKVGSDPGEVLDVFTKRLKTPAVLKAIADNRERLLTTFAASGRPNFRSLRAVLLDYERIITLVDPRLRASEDAMGQLLLNMVALGVEFRSNTLDDKALRNLQTDIRLRLKLGASSKLDSDTQKRASDLRTRYDHVAFNDPIIRPDHLADLFTSGTVDLGAVNEHIAQHPTVVGNAEVPAWRFMWSWYDHPASDYQTARARFADDLAKRKITHPGQILHAAGSTMRLKKYGDDLLGGRTVKNYFTEYLADLEAAGTLEVAPDLFGHAAGSYAGLVYNEADTPEFGPIRALVKVAAQRALERTMTTSAPTLLKRLQDDPEGAQMLHEWGLENGNYGGVAILHNIAVADFADLALIDGKPNDRLMAALNERHQQGYDAALDPELPWLEQLRAELMRRAATLSPPYREFSQMRLGYWFRDHDKQIAAYRAKLRPVRKPRATKAGSGAPAAKTNGKPLLKPKPKPKPSGKI, from the coding sequence ATGGAAGGATTTATCGTGGCGAGCAGTGCGAACGCGCGGGAATTTCTTGATTATTACCTCGGCCTTGATGGTGACCCTGAGTTCGCGGTGCTCCTCGAAGGCCCGTGGGGGTCCGGCAAGAGCCACTTCGTCGAAACCTATTTTCGCGACCGCTTGGCGGAAGTGAGGAAAAAGGACGCGGAAGCCAAGGATCCGCTGATCCATGTGTCGCTGTTCGGCGTCCGCGAACTGTCTGACATCACGACCCAGATGTTCGAGAAAGCTCATCCGATCCTTGGTGGCAAGGCAGTAAAGCTGATCAACAGCGTCGGGTCCAAGCTCGGCGGGCTGGTCGGCCTGAGCCTCGACCCGAAGGAAAATGCTGCGCTGCTCGAAAGCATGTCACTCAACCTCAAAGACCGGATCCTGGTGTTTGACGATCTCGAACGCTCGCCGCTGCCGCTTGTAGAGGTGATGGGTTTCATCAATCGTTTCGTCGAGCACGACAAGCTCAGGGTGATCGTCGTCGCGAGCGAGGACGACATCCCTGAAGGACAGAAAGAAGAATATAAGGGGCGGAAGGAAAAGCTGGTCGGTAAGACCATCAAGGTCGGCTCCGATCCCGGCGAGGTGCTTGATGTTTTCACAAAACGGCTGAAGACGCCCGCGGTGCTGAAGGCGATCGCCGACAACCGCGAGCGACTTCTCACCACATTCGCCGCCTCTGGCCGCCCGAATTTCCGCAGCCTGCGTGCTGTGCTCCTGGATTATGAGCGCATTATAACCTTGGTAGACCCTCGGCTGCGCGCCAGCGAAGATGCCATGGGCCAACTTCTGCTGAACATGGTAGCTCTTGGGGTCGAATTCCGCAGCAATACGCTCGACGATAAGGCGCTGCGCAATCTTCAGACTGACATCCGGCTGCGACTGAAACTTGGGGCCAGTTCCAAACTCGATAGCGATACACAGAAGCGGGCGTCGGACCTACGCACACGCTATGACCATGTCGCGTTCAACGATCCGATCATCCGCCCTGATCATCTTGCCGACCTCTTTACCAGCGGCACCGTCGATCTCGGTGCGGTCAACGAGCATATTGCGCAGCATCCCACTGTCGTAGGCAATGCCGAAGTGCCGGCGTGGCGGTTCATGTGGAGCTGGTACGATCATCCCGCGAGCGATTATCAGACTGCTCGGGCACGCTTCGCCGACGACCTTGCCAAGCGGAAGATCACGCACCCCGGGCAAATCCTGCACGCCGCCGGTAGCACAATGCGGCTTAAGAAATATGGCGACGACCTGCTCGGCGGCCGCACCGTGAAGAACTATTTCACCGAATATCTGGCCGACCTCGAAGCGGCTGGTACACTCGAGGTAGCTCCCGATCTGTTCGGGCACGCTGCAGGCTCCTACGCGGGCTTGGTCTATAATGAGGCGGACACGCCAGAATTCGGCCCGATACGCGCACTCGTGAAGGTTGCAGCGCAGCGCGCGCTCGAACGGACGATGACGACCAGCGCGCCGACTCTGCTAAAGCGACTGCAGGACGACCCCGAAGGCGCGCAGATGCTGCACGAATGGGGTCTGGAGAACGGCAATTACGGCGGCGTCGCGATCCTTCACAATATCGCGGTCGCTGACTTTGCCGATCTCGCGTTGATCGACGGAAAGCCTAACGACCGGCTGATGGCGGCACTTAACGAACGACACCAGCAAGGCTATGATGCTGCGCTGGACCCGGAGCTTCCTTGGCTCGAGCAGTTGCGCGCCGAGTTGATGAGGCGCGCGGCGACGCTGTCTCCGCCCTATCGCGAATTTTCCCAAATGCGTCTCGGCTATTGGTTCCGGGACCATGACAAACAGATCGCCGCCTATCGGGCGAAACTTAGGCCGGTACGCAAGCCGCGCGCGACGAAGGCTGGTTCGGGCGCACCGGCTGCTAAGACTAATGGTAAACCACTCCTCAAGCCGAAACCCAAACCCAAACCATCCGGAAAGATCTAG
- a CDS encoding HNH endonuclease, which produces MSKKFKGKTCVYCGVEGISETVDHVIAREFLPVPHRDGIPKVAACGPCNNAKSQLEHYLVAVLPFGSRHPTASVMLDTEAPRRLAKNRRLHRDLAAGRQDAWLTENGITQRTITLPFDGKKLDALFALVTRGLAAHHFGVVIPKDYFIGAGTLAGVAEPFMTSLLMMNARAKVTRSLGDGLISYNGAQAIDDPHLTVWRYRIYGGVRLSDADSPAELPDTIWASSSRLRPQSVFSL; this is translated from the coding sequence ATGAGCAAGAAGTTCAAGGGAAAGACCTGCGTCTATTGCGGCGTAGAAGGAATATCCGAAACCGTCGACCATGTGATCGCGCGCGAGTTTCTGCCGGTCCCACATCGCGACGGCATTCCCAAGGTCGCGGCCTGCGGACCGTGCAACAACGCCAAGTCGCAACTCGAGCATTATCTGGTTGCGGTGCTGCCATTCGGGAGCCGTCACCCGACCGCGTCCGTGATGCTCGATACCGAGGCGCCGCGCCGGCTGGCCAAAAATCGTCGGCTTCATCGCGATCTCGCAGCCGGTCGCCAAGATGCATGGCTGACCGAGAATGGTATCACGCAACGCACGATCACGCTCCCGTTCGACGGCAAGAAGCTGGACGCGTTGTTCGCGCTAGTGACCCGCGGTCTTGCCGCCCATCATTTCGGAGTGGTAATCCCGAAAGACTATTTCATCGGAGCGGGCACCTTGGCCGGTGTTGCCGAGCCGTTCATGACGTCGCTTCTGATGATGAATGCTCGGGCCAAAGTGACACGATCACTTGGCGACGGACTGATCAGCTACAATGGCGCCCAAGCCATCGACGATCCTCATCTGACCGTCTGGCGATACCGCATTTATGGCGGCGTGCGGCTATCAGATGCAGACAGCCCTGCCGAACTGCCGGACACGATTTGGGCCAGTTCGTCCCGATTGCGGCCTCAGTCCGTCTTCAGCCTCTAA
- a CDS encoding ATP-binding protein: MKVVYLGRSTRRGALPEPGVEGDAIELFENNWDDFGNKTTFGTACRIAGEEIELGYVKLMVEGHDTTAIYLDRLRKTGWNGEFPLPEGDYLSVPAEITFYEQLAGRIELAGAEQVAKLLRDSSYLVNIAQDERATELLDTSAFRKSLQRERGEVKSFLDGWKLFASQAVDVMDLGFRFTDVFDEVSNLELRFSAQGLLPRDINVLIGPNGVGKSQLLHQIVRDWLDDAEPERETGFAQKPNLSQLVVVSYSPFEQFPVDLRGRNKQDQEVYRYFGFRGRSVPLPGTKRPGGIRLTHEAPKRNAAASLIDCLADDKRYRSLPGWPQKLKTMERILRTAFDFDVAAVTIERTDFDAGRYFAGSEIDEPKIFDVPGAEEGRFFVGIDASGVQELNVDGIREDLVAAEGVVFIKDGKPIELSSGQKLFSFIVINILGAIRRDSLILIDEPELFLHPTLEIRFVGMLKRILQHFNSKALMATHSVVTVREVPSDCVHVFVRTDEGLVVKRPPFQTFGGDVQRISSYVFGDSATTKPFEGWIKEQLDELGSADALIEALGEEINEELIIQIRAMDGNPW, encoded by the coding sequence ATGAAGGTAGTGTATCTTGGGCGCTCGACGCGGCGCGGAGCTTTGCCTGAGCCAGGAGTGGAGGGTGACGCTATCGAGTTGTTCGAGAATAATTGGGACGACTTTGGCAACAAGACCACCTTCGGCACTGCCTGCCGCATCGCTGGAGAGGAAATCGAGCTCGGCTATGTCAAGCTTATGGTCGAGGGCCACGACACGACCGCGATCTATCTCGATCGGCTCAGAAAGACAGGTTGGAACGGAGAGTTTCCGCTGCCGGAAGGCGACTATCTCTCGGTTCCGGCCGAGATAACCTTCTATGAACAACTGGCCGGCCGGATTGAGCTTGCGGGCGCCGAGCAAGTGGCCAAACTGCTACGCGACTCAAGCTACCTAGTGAACATCGCCCAAGACGAACGAGCGACCGAGCTTCTCGATACCAGCGCCTTTCGCAAGTCGCTTCAGCGCGAGCGCGGCGAGGTCAAGTCGTTCCTCGACGGATGGAAGCTCTTCGCCAGCCAGGCCGTCGATGTCATGGACCTAGGGTTTCGCTTCACGGATGTATTCGATGAAGTCTCCAATCTGGAGCTGCGGTTCAGCGCGCAGGGTCTGCTCCCGCGCGACATTAACGTCCTGATCGGCCCGAACGGCGTCGGGAAATCCCAGCTCCTTCACCAGATTGTGCGCGACTGGTTAGATGACGCTGAACCGGAGCGCGAGACGGGATTTGCCCAAAAGCCGAATCTCAGTCAGCTCGTCGTGGTATCCTATAGTCCCTTCGAGCAATTTCCCGTCGATCTGCGCGGGCGAAACAAGCAGGATCAGGAAGTATATCGCTACTTCGGCTTCCGCGGACGATCGGTTCCTCTTCCGGGGACGAAGCGGCCTGGTGGCATAAGGTTGACCCACGAGGCGCCGAAACGGAACGCGGCCGCTTCGCTGATTGATTGTCTCGCCGACGACAAAAGATATCGTTCCCTGCCGGGATGGCCTCAAAAGCTGAAGACAATGGAGCGTATCCTGCGGACGGCATTCGACTTCGACGTGGCCGCGGTGACGATCGAACGGACGGACTTCGACGCTGGCCGCTACTTCGCGGGCTCGGAAATTGACGAGCCAAAGATCTTCGACGTGCCGGGGGCGGAAGAGGGCCGATTTTTTGTAGGCATTGACGCATCAGGCGTCCAAGAATTGAACGTCGATGGCATCCGTGAGGATCTCGTTGCCGCCGAGGGCGTCGTCTTCATCAAGGACGGCAAGCCGATCGAGCTTAGCTCGGGACAGAAGCTGTTTTCCTTCATCGTGATCAACATTCTCGGAGCTATTCGCCGGGACAGCCTCATTCTCATCGATGAGCCGGAGCTGTTTCTGCATCCCACTCTGGAGATCCGGTTTGTGGGCATGCTCAAACGCATCCTCCAGCATTTCAATTCGAAGGCGTTGATGGCGACGCATTCGGTCGTGACAGTTCGCGAGGTGCCGAGCGACTGCGTCCATGTTTTCGTGCGCACCGACGAGGGGCTGGTCGTCAAGCGGCCGCCATTCCAGACATTCGGCGGAGACGTGCAGCGCATCTCTTCCTATGTGTTCGGCGACAGCGCAACCACCAAGCCATTTGAAGGCTGGATCAAGGAGCAGCTTGACGAGCTTGGCAGCGCCGACGCGCTGATCGAGGCTCTCGGCGAAGAAATCAATGAAGAACTGATCATCCAGATACGCGCCATGGACGGCAATCCATGGTGA
- a CDS encoding helix-turn-helix domain-containing protein: protein MLSMIERAARIVADGAAVDVLARDKELTSQEAAALLGVSRQYLVRILDRGEIPFTKTGNHRRIRSADLLAFQEKRDAIRREGLAKLAQGAQEAGAYGAAMTLGPGRAP from the coding sequence ATGCTGAGCATGATCGAGCGGGCGGCGAGGATCGTCGCAGATGGCGCTGCAGTTGACGTCCTGGCCCGCGACAAGGAACTGACCAGCCAAGAAGCGGCTGCTCTCCTCGGCGTGTCACGGCAATATCTAGTGCGTATTCTCGATCGCGGCGAGATCCCTTTCACGAAAACCGGCAATCATCGCCGGATCCGCAGCGCCGATTTGTTGGCGTTTCAGGAAAAACGCGATGCGATCCGCCGTGAAGGTCTCGCGAAGCTGGCGCAAGGCGCGCAAGAGGCCGGGGCCTATGGCGCCGCGATGACGCTCGGGCCTGGCCGCGCACCCTAA
- a CDS encoding PIN domain-containing protein produces MIKAVLDADVLYALPLRDTLLSVAAEGCFIPLWSDKILDEAITNLLADGRLSPASATSLRKALDMHFSDALVDDYRPLIPKMRNHPKDRHVAACAAAAEADFIVIGNLKDFQHLPDGIEAIHPDAFLCRLFEERPDEVRAALDAQSARLRNPPIDVAAIVALLAPVTPGFVARWQAVARA; encoded by the coding sequence ATGATCAAAGCGGTTCTTGATGCAGACGTCCTTTACGCGCTACCATTGCGAGATACGTTGTTGTCGGTCGCCGCCGAGGGATGCTTCATCCCCTTGTGGAGCGACAAGATACTCGACGAAGCGATCACCAACTTGCTCGCGGACGGCCGATTGTCGCCCGCTAGCGCTACCTCACTACGCAAGGCGCTCGATATGCATTTTTCCGACGCGCTGGTCGACGATTATCGGCCGCTGATCCCGAAGATGCGCAATCATCCCAAGGATCGCCATGTTGCTGCTTGCGCCGCCGCTGCCGAAGCGGATTTCATCGTCATCGGCAACCTCAAGGATTTCCAGCATCTTCCCGACGGCATCGAGGCAATCCATCCTGATGCCTTCCTGTGCCGGCTGTTTGAGGAGAGGCCCGACGAGGTCCGCGCAGCGCTTGACGCGCAGTCCGCCAGGCTGCGCAATCCGCCAATCGATGTCGCCGCGATCGTGGCGTTGCTCGCGCCAGTGACGCCAGGTTTTGTTGCGCGCTGGCAAGCGGTAGCGCGCGCGTGA
- a CDS encoding ATP-binding protein: MTALPITAGDRASSAIEAVLATQWRRVPAFVLDSPPGAGKTGIVERLAVQGFARLNERVMIVTLTNEQAFDIARRLAVGFPRIPIHMVVSKQLELPGDVADLPSLTLVDSASALPTGPIIVIGNAAKWSWFDQHEVLADVQIIDEAYQLPDYQFLQIAGLAHRHALIGDPGQIAPVIQTELERWRCDPAGPHVPAPDALIARHPATLRLALPVSRRLVQDTVSFIQPAFYPELAFEALTPVRPMGYAVPGIMPTDIPLDAPTYGQSLTMIELPAMMAGDVDRAMAGTMVATVRRVLQRQAFLIEPDGKRRPVTPQMIGVACAQVAQVAAVRERLWPDLSDVLVETANRFQGLERPLMFVQHPLSGRADATAFHLDTGRLCVMLSRHSVACWIFGREGIASQLRRYAPVGDRALGIDTDPEFTGWRANENLLDQLAGRNRIHAVPAELR; the protein is encoded by the coding sequence GTGACGGCTCTACCGATCACTGCGGGAGACCGCGCGTCATCGGCGATCGAGGCGGTGCTCGCCACGCAATGGCGTCGTGTTCCGGCGTTCGTGCTCGATTCGCCGCCCGGCGCGGGCAAAACTGGAATCGTCGAACGGCTCGCGGTGCAGGGTTTTGCCAGGCTGAATGAGCGGGTAATGATCGTGACGCTTACCAACGAGCAAGCATTCGACATCGCGCGCCGTCTTGCCGTCGGTTTTCCGCGAATCCCAATCCATATGGTGGTAAGCAAGCAGCTTGAACTGCCCGGCGATGTCGCCGATCTGCCCTCGCTGACGTTGGTCGATAGCGCGAGCGCCCTCCCGACCGGCCCGATTATTGTGATCGGGAACGCCGCGAAATGGTCATGGTTCGACCAGCATGAGGTGTTGGCCGATGTTCAGATCATCGACGAGGCATATCAGCTTCCCGACTATCAGTTCCTCCAAATCGCCGGCCTTGCCCATCGCCACGCGCTGATCGGGGATCCGGGGCAGATCGCACCGGTCATCCAGACCGAGCTCGAACGCTGGCGCTGCGATCCAGCTGGCCCGCATGTGCCGGCGCCGGATGCGCTGATCGCCCGGCATCCGGCGACCCTGCGATTGGCGTTGCCGGTCAGCCGCAGGCTGGTCCAGGACACCGTTTCGTTCATCCAGCCGGCATTCTATCCCGAGCTTGCGTTCGAGGCGCTCACGCCGGTTCGTCCGATGGGCTATGCGGTGCCCGGCATCATGCCGACCGACATTCCGCTGGATGCTCCTACATACGGGCAAAGCCTGACGATGATCGAATTGCCCGCCATGATGGCCGGCGATGTGGATCGTGCGATGGCCGGAACCATGGTCGCGACGGTCCGCCGCGTGCTCCAGCGGCAGGCCTTTCTGATCGAGCCGGACGGCAAGCGCCGGCCAGTCACGCCGCAGATGATCGGTGTGGCCTGCGCGCAGGTCGCGCAGGTCGCGGCTGTGCGCGAGCGGCTATGGCCCGATCTGTCGGACGTGCTCGTCGAAACCGCCAATCGGTTCCAGGGGCTCGAACGCCCGCTTATGTTTGTCCAGCATCCGCTGTCGGGCAGAGCCGATGCCACCGCCTTCCATCTCGACACCGGACGCCTCTGCGTGATGTTGTCTCGCCATTCGGTCGCATGCTGGATCTTCGGGCGCGAAGGAATCGCCAGTCAGCTGCGGCGCTACGCGCCCGTTGGCGATCGCGCGCTTGGCATTGACACTGATCCCGAATTCACTGGCTGGCGCGCCAATGAGAATCTCCTCGACCAACTCGCCGGGCGAAACAGAATTCATGCGGTGCCAGCCGAACTTAGATAG
- a CDS encoding CHAT domain-containing protein, which translates to MGKLFGRLAAIACVMSLASVPPAKGQLPQAQDETRKADFDKRMADVKRRQKALSYSDMAGRIALLTERAEIIAGYHGKDSVAYADALQLLAFEFYSEKRWAEDAALRARALNIRRKLQGDRSSDTLYAVRALAHSLAEDGRRPEAAKILADVLGAWQGGATLTDAAERTVPRGRTVEGKALGMAAAAHAKLALESGDAASALGSARIAAASSLAYRRGFGVGVLDEQMVELAERDPSTHTGEETFAEWSRLYADVLWEADRNSPSAKADALLIFQDIMAGRTSRALARSAATRAAAASGAGELAAERDAKAAELGLLFARSESTKAGSEADRALWQEITKANEALEAIDTRLAAATPGYFELVKPQLLDEPSAKALLAADEAFVMIVPTSRGTHSLVVTREGISWHRSAMTEAELAGHVRRLLWDVGANIDVTPDEDERWSAEGEGDFPFDRGTAFRLYEELIAPVSPALVGKRHLFTSATGSISSLPLGILVTEKPVGADGDPAVLRATSWFADKAAIVQLPSPQSLQLLRAVSGPNHPGAGFSMIGFGDPLLEGNAAKRGVEGRTRAARGGDMPLASNIWRASSGEIQLADPAALRRLARLPGTEKELKAMEALVGPARTRLFLARAATESNLKTADLASASVLFLATHGLVAGEVGDIGEPGLVFTPPAAASPTDDGLLTASEVAALRVGAGWVILSACNTAAGDGRAGAPGLSGLARAFFFAGSESLLASHWPVRDDVAAVLTVRLFEILRDDPGLSRAEALQRVEREIRNDARDDPYLKSWSHPSAWAPFSLIGDFGR; encoded by the coding sequence ATGGGAAAATTGTTCGGACGGCTCGCGGCTATCGCCTGCGTGATGAGCCTCGCCTCTGTACCACCTGCCAAAGGGCAATTGCCTCAAGCACAGGATGAAACCCGCAAAGCCGACTTCGACAAGCGCATGGCGGACGTCAAGCGACGCCAGAAGGCCCTCTCCTATAGCGACATGGCCGGGCGCATCGCCCTGCTCACTGAACGTGCCGAGATAATCGCCGGATATCATGGCAAAGACAGTGTCGCCTATGCCGATGCCCTCCAACTCCTCGCATTCGAATTTTATTCGGAAAAGCGCTGGGCGGAAGATGCGGCGCTTCGCGCGCGGGCCCTCAATATTCGCCGGAAGCTGCAGGGCGATCGCTCAAGCGACACGCTGTATGCCGTGCGCGCGCTCGCTCACTCGCTCGCGGAAGACGGTCGACGTCCGGAGGCCGCGAAGATATTGGCCGACGTCCTTGGCGCGTGGCAAGGGGGCGCCACCCTGACCGACGCAGCCGAACGCACGGTGCCGCGGGGCCGCACGGTCGAGGGCAAGGCGCTCGGCATGGCGGCTGCCGCGCATGCAAAACTCGCGCTCGAGAGCGGCGACGCGGCATCGGCCCTGGGGTCGGCGCGTATCGCCGCAGCCTCTTCCCTCGCATATCGGCGAGGCTTCGGGGTCGGCGTGCTCGACGAGCAGATGGTGGAGCTCGCCGAGAGGGATCCGTCGACCCATACCGGCGAAGAGACCTTTGCCGAATGGTCGCGCCTCTACGCCGACGTGCTTTGGGAAGCAGACCGGAACAGCCCATCCGCCAAGGCCGACGCCCTCCTCATTTTCCAGGACATCATGGCAGGCAGAACGTCGCGCGCGCTGGCGCGCTCGGCGGCGACGCGCGCTGCCGCCGCGTCGGGAGCCGGCGAGCTTGCCGCCGAGCGCGATGCCAAGGCCGCTGAACTCGGGCTACTCTTTGCGAGGAGCGAAAGCACGAAAGCCGGCAGCGAAGCCGACCGGGCGCTCTGGCAGGAGATAACTAAAGCCAACGAGGCGCTTGAGGCGATCGACACCCGGCTGGCGGCCGCGACACCGGGTTATTTCGAGCTGGTGAAGCCCCAGCTTCTGGACGAGCCATCGGCCAAGGCGCTGCTGGCCGCCGACGAAGCCTTTGTGATGATCGTGCCTACCTCGCGCGGCACGCATAGCCTGGTCGTGACGCGCGAGGGCATCAGCTGGCACCGGTCCGCCATGACCGAAGCGGAGCTTGCTGGTCATGTCCGCCGCCTGCTCTGGGACGTTGGCGCGAATATCGATGTGACGCCCGATGAAGATGAGCGCTGGTCCGCCGAGGGCGAAGGCGACTTCCCTTTCGATCGCGGCACGGCCTTCCGCCTCTACGAAGAATTGATCGCGCCGGTGAGCCCGGCGCTCGTCGGCAAGAGACATCTTTTCACCTCGGCGACGGGCTCGATTTCCTCGCTGCCTTTGGGCATCCTCGTTACCGAAAAGCCGGTGGGCGCCGACGGAGACCCGGCCGTATTGCGCGCGACATCCTGGTTTGCTGACAAGGCGGCGATCGTCCAGCTCCCGTCGCCGCAGTCGCTTCAGCTTCTCAGGGCAGTTTCGGGCCCAAATCATCCTGGCGCCGGATTCAGCATGATCGGCTTCGGCGACCCCCTGCTCGAAGGAAATGCCGCGAAGCGCGGTGTCGAAGGCCGGACCCGCGCGGCACGCGGAGGGGATATGCCGCTCGCAAGCAACATCTGGCGTGCGTCGAGCGGCGAGATTCAACTCGCCGATCCCGCGGCGCTGCGACGGTTGGCGCGGCTCCCCGGGACCGAGAAGGAACTGAAGGCGATGGAGGCGCTCGTCGGTCCTGCCAGGACGAGGCTGTTCCTGGCGCGCGCGGCGACCGAGTCCAACCTGAAGACCGCTGACCTTGCATCCGCCTCGGTGTTGTTCCTGGCGACCCACGGTCTCGTCGCAGGAGAGGTCGGCGATATCGGCGAACCGGGGCTCGTCTTTACGCCGCCCGCCGCTGCGAGCCCCACCGACGACGGGCTACTGACCGCAAGCGAAGTGGCCGCACTGCGCGTCGGCGCCGGGTGGGTCATCCTGTCCGCCTGCAACACCGCCGCCGGGGATGGCCGCGCGGGAGCACCCGGCCTGTCCGGCCTTGCTCGGGCCTTCTTCTTTGCAGGATCCGAGAGCCTGCTCGCTTCGCACTGGCCGGTTCGCGACGATGTCGCGGCCGTGCTCACCGTGCGCCTTTTCGAAATCTTGCGCGATGACCCAGGATTGTCGCGTGCCGAAGCGCTGCAGCGGGTCGAACGCGAGATTCGGAACGACGCGCGCGACGACCCCTATCTGAAGAGCTGGTCGCACCCGAGCGCCTGGGCGCCGTTTTCGCTGATCGGAGATTTTGGCCGCTGA
- a CDS encoding thermonuclease family protein, which produces MAIIPALTLFVCTPVAVYDGDGPIWCAEGPKIRLAGIAAREMDGTCRDNQPCPAVSAERSRDHLVSLVGKRTGALPTGHVKVTGPALKCASTGSAGGDRTGAWCVSPKFGDLSCAMVRAGMALRWDKFWKHHKCR; this is translated from the coding sequence GTGGCCATTATCCCTGCGCTGACCTTGTTCGTTTGCACCCCTGTTGCTGTCTATGACGGCGACGGCCCGATTTGGTGCGCGGAGGGGCCGAAGATACGGCTCGCCGGGATTGCAGCTCGCGAGATGGACGGCACCTGCCGCGACAACCAGCCATGTCCTGCGGTCAGTGCCGAGCGATCGAGGGACCATCTCGTATCGCTGGTAGGCAAGCGCACGGGCGCGCTGCCGACTGGGCACGTCAAGGTCACCGGCCCCGCTTTGAAATGCGCATCCACCGGCAGCGCTGGCGGTGACCGCACGGGCGCGTGGTGCGTGTCGCCAAAGTTCGGCGATCTCAGTTGCGCGATGGTTCGCGCCGGTATGGCGCTGCGGTGGGACAAGTTCTGGAAGCATCATAAGTGTCGCTGA
- a CDS encoding excalibur calcium-binding domain-containing protein: MAHPGGLAADGCHNDRKNGGRHCHRAPAQSSSSSSKPQRLVGEGRSFANCAAARAAGAAPVRRGDPGYGGHLDRDGDGIGCE; this comes from the coding sequence ATGGCCCATCCTGGTGGGCTCGCTGCCGATGGATGTCACAACGATCGCAAGAATGGTGGGCGCCATTGCCACCGCGCGCCGGCGCAATCCTCAAGCTCGAGCAGCAAACCTCAGCGGCTGGTCGGTGAGGGACGGTCGTTTGCGAACTGCGCCGCGGCACGCGCTGCTGGAGCGGCGCCCGTGCGTCGCGGTGATCCTGGATATGGTGGTCATCTAGATCGCGACGGCGACGGCATTGGCTGTGAATAG
- a CDS encoding MarR family transcriptional regulator: MPIEKDREEASDDGQEPRKDTQMEAIRLEVRRLAEMLNAMASDDPSKPDETDPSVPISFDEGRAAEAARMYKERRLRDRFLPSNLFAEPAWDMLLDLYRAHYRKSDVSICSLCLASCVPTTTAHRWIDTMEDAELFKRTCDQTDRRRIFVELTEGARLAMDRYFDRLAAIRSQSA; encoded by the coding sequence ATGCCGATAGAAAAGGACCGCGAGGAAGCCAGCGACGACGGCCAGGAACCGAGAAAAGACACTCAAATGGAAGCCATCCGCCTTGAGGTGCGAAGGCTTGCTGAGATGTTGAACGCCATGGCTAGCGATGATCCGAGCAAGCCGGATGAGACCGACCCTTCAGTTCCTATCTCATTTGACGAGGGGCGAGCCGCCGAGGCAGCCCGAATGTACAAGGAGCGTCGTCTACGAGACCGGTTCCTGCCGTCGAATCTCTTTGCGGAGCCCGCTTGGGACATGTTGCTCGACCTCTACAGGGCGCACTATCGAAAATCCGACGTAAGCATATGCAGCCTGTGCCTTGCCTCCTGTGTGCCGACAACGACAGCGCATCGATGGATCGACACGATGGAAGATGCGGAGCTGTTCAAGCGGACATGCGATCAGACAGACCGCCGACGCATTTTCGTAGAACTGACCGAAGGTGCCCGGCTTGCGATGGACAGGTATTTCGACCGGCTGGCGGCAATCAGGAGCCAGAGCGCTTAA